The genomic interval TGAACTCTATAATCCTACTACAGAGACTGTATTAGCTTGTCGCTCCTCCCacagcatttttgcattttgctttgtCCCAGAAGCACATCTGATAGACAGAGGCAGTCCCAGGCTTTATTAACAGCTCTACTTAAATATGTGGCATATTTCATGGTATAAATGATTCATTCAGAAGCAGAAAACAGTCTTGACTTTTTACCTTTCTGCTCTCATCTTAAGCTCCTCGAGGCAACAACACGGTTGGGGAATATCTTGCATGGGAGAGCGTCCTTGGAAATGCTTTCTGTAACGGAGGTTTCATCTACTCCAGCGGGGACCTGGTGGTGCCCAGGCCCGGCATCTACAGAGTCTTCCTGCAGATCACCTATGAGAACAAGCATCACTTCAACTGTCATGGCGATGAGCTGAGACTCAGCAACTCGGTGTATGTTTTTCAGGATACCTACCAAGACGATGTGCGTCTCCTGTCCTCGATGGAGACAGTGAGCTGCAGCATGGAACAGTGGAGTAAATCCCTGTACACGGCCGGCCTCTTCTACCTGGAGGCTAACTCCAAGCTACGCGTGACAGCACTTTACCCCCAACTTATTGCTAATACCAAAGAATCCCAGGTTTTCTTTGGTGCTGAGCTTCTGCCTCAGTAATCTGGTCACAATCAATCTGATTTCACAGCTGTTTGCTCCTTCAGCTCCTTGGAAAGGAAGACACGAGTGCAGCATTATGATTTCCTTTTACTATTACTGCTCATGAAAGCTCTAACCCCACTGATGAATATGCAGCAGCATGGCGCTCCCAGTATCTGCTCCACTGTAACTTTATCTATTTGAAATTATAAactgagtttgttttgttttttaactcattAATATCTGCTCACAGAGACATACAGCGCCAATAATTTAACCATGATACACAAGTCCAAAGAGCACATATGTTTTCTTAACAGCATCTCTGACATTTGTAACTTCATAGCCATCTGGCAAAATCAGTGCACTGTTAACTGTGTTGAATATATTCTATAActtatttaatgtttgaaataaaaataagcattttgtcatgattttacCGTAGTACAGaaacaagttaaaaataattgatCTTTAGAAGACTAATGGAcaagtttgaaaagttttttattaatttaggaaaaaaaaaattccagctTCTTATAGGTGAGGATTTTCTGTCTGAAGGCCCAGACTCACCAAACAGACATCAGAAAACTAGCTGCAATGAAACCCACCTATCTATGGATTGATCGATCATACGATAGATCCATATTAGGTATATCAAgtgaatttaagaaaattatagATATACTTCtttggatgtttttctcttgttttttttttttaaataatatttgctTAAACACTCCAGTtgattcttttttatatttaaagatgtCATGACAAACTGCTTATTGtatgataatattttttgtttttaagtgtttattggTATGACTGTAGTTTAGCATTAAGATTCATTCTTTAGGGACCACAAATTTCCATAGAAAGTTCTGCAGAATTCTCAATGTTAGTTTTGAAGGTGAGCATTGATCAAGACAACATTCTGTGCTGTCGATGGGCCTTAATAATTAAATATCCAGGACACATATCTTGCTCTAAAATGTTGAACAGACTAACAAATTGATCAATAAATGGCACCATTGCTAAGCCACAGCCCCATGGCTTTGCCCAACCTTTAAACATTACTGTAATGAAGCAACATGGCTGTGTTATTGTAGGAAGGATTCCAGTGAACATATCCAGAATCAGCTATGAAAACACAGCTTGTGTCTAACACCAACATGTCTCTAAACATGCATCAGCTCAGCCTAACATGTTGCCGAACTAACACCAGGTGCTCTTGGCAATAGCTGCTTCATGGAATCTCTCTGGATTCTGTGGAACTAATTAGACATGTCAGCTTCCTTATTGCAGTGAAagtttaatcttttaaaatgaaaaggatAATTTAGTAACAGTCAGGATAGTCCAGTTCCCAGaaataaatgttggtattgtacgaTTCTGCAAACttttaacatgttatatttgcacattttacacGTCATACGGGTGTTTCCGAAGTAACATACTATATGAGCTGGCTCTACCATCAGAGCATGAA from Plectropomus leopardus isolate mb chromosome 6, YSFRI_Pleo_2.0, whole genome shotgun sequence carries:
- the LOC121944538 gene encoding tumor necrosis factor-like is translated as MEEDGCCYCGGRAGLQRRNTFQPLRQQERPPRRMARCLAVALLLMVSLAVAVLVVVTVVQGGRGQQSPDTQPLMQPHSLSSGDGIEQQQQKDFKNPSVMLTAPRGNNTVGEYLAWESVLGNAFCNGGFIYSSGDLVVPRPGIYRVFLQITYENKHHFNCHGDELRLSNSVYVFQDTYQDDVRLLSSMETVSCSMEQWSKSLYTAGLFYLEANSKLRVTALYPQLIANTKESQVFFGAELLPQ